The sequence GATCTGGGTACTCCCAGATCAAACCCAGCGACAGGCCCAGGATCAGCTGAAAGGTGCGATGACTTAGTCCATGGTGCTACACAGAAGGAAGGCGTGCCTCCAAGCACAAGCCTCCGAGTGAGTCACCCAAGTCAGACTCTTGCCAGTACAGCGTTCCTGCTCCGAGGGCGGCAAGAACCCCAGCGTTTCCAGGCCTCCAGGGAAAAGGCAAAGCAGGCAACCAGGGAACTGCCTCCAGAGGACATTAGTAACTCTGAAGAAAGGGCTCAACTAGCGTGGCGTGCAGCTGTTCTAGCCACAGGCTCATTGTGGAACCAAAGGAATGCCGAACAgccttctgctttttattataCCACATTTGTATGGAAGTAGAGAAGGGTGAAGGCACTGGCGAAAATCAaatctcttcctttatttcttccctcttttAGCTCCTCCCTCCTTAACCTTGCTACTTTTCCTGACCCCCTGGGCCTCTCACCACCAAATCCCTGCTGTGGGGTGGTATGGGATTCTCGGGCAGTTTCCATGGATGGCCTTCCCAGCTTGCAGCAGCCCCAGAGCACACGGAATGCCCACAGCCTCCTTCACAGATTTGTTAAAAAGTGTGTGAGTTTCAACGTGATGTTCTTGAATAGGAACCTTGTGAACATATTATTCAGGGAGGCAAGAAAAAGGGGAGAGAGCCTGATTCCCTCCCATATTCTGTTAACTTACATTGTGTTACTATGATAGAAAATTGACCAAGTTTGTCTATTTCTACACTGTTTCATTGCCTTCAACTCCATTTACTATAGTTTCATTTACTATCTCACATAGATACTTTGGGTTCCATTTTAGAAAAGGTATATTTGGTCCATTGAAATAAATTTCCACGGGGGATGAAGGGACATGTTTGTGAACAACCAAATTATATTTACCCTCATAAGGGTGGATCTTAGATGAATTCATGTTTTGTGATTACGGACGAGAACCACAATGAGCCCAACGTAGTTACAAGCTACCATGCCTGCAGACGAGTCTGGACTTGCCATATGCAGCTAATCTTCCAGTTTTTAAGGAAACTTTTTATTGCCAGAGAACGTGCATACTCTGACCCTCAGTTTGGGATATCTTTTAATGTTTGGTGTAACTCAGAGAGAATATTTTCAATGCTCCCATGCTCCCGTATTACTGTTGCAGGAGGGGAGAAGCAGCAGCTACCAGCCCACACAtttgagtttttctttgtttcagtcAAAGTTTTCAGGATGTTATAAATGCTGCTCTGTCCCTGTGCTTTCCTATTGTACCAGCCCTGagctttttgttattttccaaACTGGTAAAATATGTTGTCATCAGTGATAAAAAGCTACATGCAATTTGTCCTGGAGGCAACTTACCTGTAGAGGTTTCTCCTTCATTGTTATTCGAAGGCTGTTTCCAGAGCCTCACAAAGGGAGGAATATTCCACAGTCCTGCTGGCTGAGCCTTTGGCTCAGTCCCACAGAAAACTTGAGGCTCCCAATCTGAAAATCATCTCTTTCCTCAGTTTGTCCTTCCAAGTTCCTCATGgactgcccttcccagcctcacTCCAGCTCCTCTTTGGAGATGCAAATCCTTTTACTGTGCATTTTCTAAAATCTCTTTGGCAGGCAAATGTTAGATTTAGCgggcctcaggaaaaaaaaaaaaaaaaaaaaaaaaaaaaaaaaaaaacagcaaaaacacaaaaggaagggaACGCACACGTGCACAATTGTGAGATTTAGCACAGCTCCTTCATCAACTGTTTCCAAGACAGAGGAAAACAACCAAAATACTCGCTGTTGAGAGTCAGAATTGTTCTTCAAATTGCTGAGTGACACATAACGGAAAACATTGTAATTACCTGTTATTAAATTTAATACCCCAAACAGATGGTGTTCCATTTTCCCCCCAAACAGACCGCTCACCTGAttggaaaattatttctaaacCCTTGCCCCCAGTTGCTTAACTTCCCATGGCATCCAAATGTGAATCGGGTTGCTGCCCGTGCTTTGCAAATCTAACGGTAAAGTCATTTCTCCTTTCTTGTAGTTGACTCAGGAACAAAAACTCCCGGCTTTATTTATCTGAGGAATTACTATCACCCTGACCCCCAAATTTTCGGGAAATGAAGGACTTGCTCAATGAAAGTGGAGTGAAAAGAACAGCTTCCTAGGGACACTGATCTAGATTACTCTGAAAAGATGCCCAGGGCCTTCATTCTAAACCGCCTCCTGGCACATTATTAAGGACCCCAACGAGGCTTGTTTCAGCCAGCCGCTACCAAGGCTACACCCTCAGGCTGCCAGAAGGGCAGAGTCCCGCAGCTGAGGTTCAGCTCtgaaaacccaccaccctggtgatggtggtggttccCTCTttcctgataaaaaaaaaataaagttagcttTTAAGAGACCATCAGAAGCTCTATGTTAAATTCATCCTGAAAGCATGTGATGCAGAAATCAGGCCACCACACTgtgactttgaaaatattttatttgaatagtAAATAGTTATACAGTTGAAACAATTCTATTGAAGCTTTCTATAAATAGCtaacaattaagaaaataatgtatgtagAAAAGAGATTGCATTTAAAAGTAAGAGCTGTCAGTTGTAAGGGCCCTGGGGACCCTCGAAGCAGAATAAATGGTAGGTTGTCTGTCATTCACTCAGATAggtataaaagttaaaactttaaGCAGATCCCTTTAGAAAAAGGCTCTCTTCTAAAACGCACAGTGGAATGTCAAGagtggcagggtggggagggggcagcgCACCAAAAAAATCTGCAATCAAATAATATCATAATCttcataattaatataaataaataaagaataaataacaatTACTCATAAATCAACATATACATTTCGAGGGAACTGATAGTCCTACCTCAACAAAGATGATCAAACCAAAAAGTCTTACGTGAAACACTGAGGCAGTTACTACAGCATCTTCGGaacactccctccctcccccccccaaAACAATCCCAGACAACAGTTCAAGGCATTTGTGGCTATACTAAAGAAAACTCTTTTTTAAGCAATTTGATTTGTTCACATACAAAAAGGTAAAGCCAGACTCCAGCAGTTCACAAGCCATAATAAAGCTAATCGTGTGGGAAGTTCAATTTACAGCCTGTGAAATATAAAGGCATTTATTCCTCAAGATTCACCCAAAACAACCCGTACGCTACATACATAGAGAGCAGAGATTGGTAGGCGAGGCGAGTAGACCGCATTTCTAGACCATGAACACAGCGAATACTAGCAAGAAAAACAGCTTCTCCCCGCCAAGGGGAGGCTTCCAACCACTAGACAAACGCGTACAGCTTTTCTCCCTTGTACAGAGACTGACTCCTGTTGCGCCATGGGGGAGGTGGGGGCACACAACATAAAAGCGGGGGTTCCAAAAGGAGTCAAAACGAGAGGATGGGGTTACCGTCACGCCTGACCGAGAGAAGCGGAGACGACACTTTCACTCggtgggggcgggggcgaggCTCCCACAGCGCGGACTGGGGTTCGGGGCGTGCAGGGCGCACTCTCTTTGTGGGTCTCCAAGCGAAGGCACAGTTCGGGGGGCCGGGGTGGAGGGCGCGCTCTAGCAGGCCGGGCGCACGGGCACCTGCAGGAGGATCACCTGTCTGTTTTCGGATGGGTGGCACTTGTTGATGTGCCGCGTAAGGCCGGGCGAGCTGTAGAAGGTGGCCGGGCAGTACTTGCAGGGGAACACCTGGGCGGCGTGCAGCAGGCGCAGGTGGCGCTCCTGGGCGCCCTTGCTGGGGAACGACTCCCCGCACACTGGGCACAGGTGGCACTCGGCAGACGCACTCAGGCCCAGCACGCCGGCTGCCTCGCCGTCGCCGGCCGCCTCCTGGGGCGCCTTCTCGTCGGGCCCGGGGTACAAGGCCAGTAGGTCCTCGGCCGGGGGCGCTGGCGGCGCGCCCTTGGCCTGCAGCGCCTGGTGGTGCGCCAGCAGGTGCTTGCGTAGGTAGGCCTGGCGGCGGAACTTCTTGGCGCAGTGATGGCACTCGTAGAGCCCGTCCTCGGAGCCCGACTCGGATACGCCGCCGGGGCTCGGGGTATCCCGGTCGCTGCCGCCGCCGGGTGCCTCCCGCGCCTCAGCCCTGGCTGTGGCTTCCGGCTCTGGCGCGCGGGCGGCAGCGGAGGGCGCGGGCCGCGGTTTGTGCCAGCGGCGGTGCGAGGCCAGGTTGGCCGGGCAGCTGAAGACCTTGGCGCACTCGGGGCAGCGGTACTCCACACGCACGATGCGCGAGCACTTGTGCTGCGCCAGCGCGAACGGGTCGGCGTACTCCTCCTTGCACAGCTGGCAGATGAACTCGCCCAGCGGCCGCGCCGCGCCCCCCGCGCGGCCGCGCGGCGCCTCCACCGGGCCCTCCTTGATCTTGAGCCCCAGCACGGGCGACGTGGTCACCTCGTCCTCGAAGTGCAGCCTGCGGATGGCCTTGGGCTTCTTGGCGCCCGGGGCCTTGACTGCCTTGGCGGGCggctcggcggcggcggcggcggcggcggggggcgggggccgCTTTCCCGGGGGCCGCAGGGCGGCGGCGGGGGGCAGTGGGGGACCGGGGCCCGGGCCGCGGGCCGCCTCGGCGCCAGCCGAGAACGCGGTGCCCATCTTGAGCTCGGCTGGCGCGAAGAGCAGCGCGTCTCCGCCGCAGGTGCCGCCGCCGCCCGCTCCGctcgcgccgccgccgccgctccctCCGAGCAGCGCGGCGGGCGTGGGGAAGGACTCGGCCGAGACCGGCGAGCCCAGGTTGAAGCTGCGTTCGAAGTACTTGTGCTTCTCGTGCTCGCGGCTCACGGGCCGCGTGGGGCTGTAGAGCGGCGCGGGGTGCGCGGCCTCGGGGTTGCCGAAGTGCGCGGCCCGCGGGCCCGGCGGGGGTGGCGGCGGCCCAGGCGCGCAGGCGAGCGCGGCGGCGAGCGCTGCATGGGCGCGCtccgcgggcggcggcggcggcagcggcccGGGGCCCGGGCTCGGCGCCGGGGGCTCGGCGCGGGCGTCCCCGCAGCCAGGCGAGAGCAGCAGCACGCGGTCGCCGTCCTCGCCGCCGCGGACCCGGTAGGACACGGGCGTGGACTTCTTACTGCGCTTCACCAGGAAGCCGCGGGGCATGTTGGCGCGGCCCGAGGGCACGGCAGTGGCTCGGTCTGCCCTCTGCGCTCGGCCCCGGCGGCCCTCAGTGCCCCCGGCCCATTGCCCGGGCGCGGCGGCTGCGGGACTCGCGTGACGCCGGCGGCGACTCGGCCCAGCTCTGCGCCCTGCACGCGCGTCCCTGTCCCCGGGCCCGGCAGCCGCTCCCTTTTAACGGGGGGAGGGGGCCATTGTTCTCGCCTCCCGCTTCCCCCGGAGCCAATCAGCGCGCCCGCAGCTCCTCGGCCTGGCAGGGTGGGAGGGCGATGGGGCGGCCAAAAGGGGGCCGGGACTCGGGGGTCGCCCGGTAGGTGCGGCAGATGTACCTGAGGGCGCGGGGCCCCCGCGCGCGCCCCTCGGCCGCCCCGCCCGGCGCCGCCGCCCCGCCCGGCCCAGGCACACGCCCGGCCCCGCCTCCCTTCACGGTCTGCTGCTTCTCTATGGGGAGGCGCACGTGCCTGGGCTTTGTGTCTCTCCTACCGGGGGCGCGGAGCCGCCAAATGGGCCCGTCCATCAGCGCGACAATGCACGCCCCCCTCCCGCGCGGGGATTACCCGCGGGTCGCGAGCAAAATAGCAACAAAGGAGAAGAATGGCCCCAAATATGTCAGGAGGGTTCAATCCGCGAGCCGGAGCCTAGGGGGAAGTTGTGGGCGCTGattgggtgggggcgggggcgcgcCGGGGCGGTGCGTGGGAGAGCGGGGCGTCAGCTATCAGGGCGTCCGCGGAGGCGCAGTGGCTCCGCGTGGTGTTtgggaaataaacaaaaatccgAGAGAGCAGCGGGGTCCCGACGGCCAAGAGCCTCCGCCAGGACCTCGGACGGATGGGCCGCTGGACCCAAGAGGCCAAGCAAAAGGGTTCCCCGGCGTTCCGAGTGTCGACAGGGGGCCCAGCCTTGTCGCAGTGGCCGAGGGCGATGTTTGTGTTCACTGCCTCCGCGCGCCCACGGGCTGGGAAGGTTTCTTTTTGAGTTTGAGAAGGAATTGACGCGGCCTTCTCAGTCTCTAGAAAGCGCGGGATTGGAGCGCGGGGCGGGCTGGGCTGGGTTCCCAAAGGAACGTGAATTTCTGAACTTTTGGGTTCTTGGAGGCTCGGGAATGGCAGCTTTGGCGGGGCCCGGCCCAGGCCGCCCGGAGCCTCCGCGTGGTCCAGGGCTGGGTTAATCCGGGTGGAGTTGGCCGAAGCCCGAAACGCGCGGTCGGCCTCGTGCACCCCAATGAAGTTGGTTTCCTCCTCCCCGCGCGGCCTCATGCATTTTCATTCCGAGCGGGCATTTTGTTTGCCGGTTGACATCAGATGCTAAATCAAGGGCTCCAATCAAGGCGCTGCGGAATAAAGGGGCCGCCTGTCTGGGCGCAGCCACCACGGAGCCGTGCCCCCTTCACCTTTGTGAAGGAAATTAACCTCCCGCTATTGAGCTCCGGTCGCGGCCAATCTGGACGCAAAAGAGACGCGTGCTGGACGGGGGGAGGGGGGGCAATCTGTCCTCTGAGGCAGGCTGAGGCCTCGGAGAGGACAAGCCGCCTCCCCTGTGCCACCAGGAAAAGACAACAGCGAagactccccccacccccacccgcaCCTCCGCTGCCGTTCGGTTTGGACCCAGACTGGGCCGCCTGCCTCCATCCTCTGTCCAGCCCAGCCCCGAGGAAACACAAAAGGCAGAATCTCCGGGGGACAGGGCAGAGAACCCCACGAGTGCGTAGTGACCCTGATCGTCCAACAGTGGGGAACAAATAGCCAAGCCATATAAAATGTCACACACTCTGAGGAAAATGTCACTTTattgaaagagaaggaaacattttTCTGCAAAGCTCTATATACCAGACAGATTTTGCTGAGTTTTACTTATGCTTAATTCCACTGAAGGTATTTAATTGTTTTGGATTTTCCCTCTGAAAATACCCTGGCGTAGaaattaaacatgtaaaaatagaGTCCACATGAGTCATAAGTTGTGATGGGGACAGTTGTTAGGCTTTGTTAATTAAGGGGTTAATCAAGTTGCTTAATCAAGGGAAAGATAATTGATAATTTTATGTTGTAATATTTTAACTCACACACTGAAAAGGGAAGAATGCATATAGTGAAATATATTTTGACAAGTCTCACCCTAGTTTTAAAAATGCTGTGGTGAGTGCTAGTCTCCCCAAAAGTTAGAAATCTTAAAATGAGTTTAtctaaaatttataaacatttctatCTTAAAGTAACTGATGTTATTTCCTTGCTCTTTTGAGCGCTGATTAATAGTGCTGATGAAATTAGAAGTGGGAAAAGGATTCCGAGACAGCTTtggccaattttattttctaatcacGAATCCCATCTGGATTGGAGAATAGTACAGGGCGGGGGTTCGGCCTGCTACATTCGGTCTTGCATATGTAACACTCCTTCTATTCAACAGATAACAGAGAGTTAGTCACCTTGtgaatcctttaaaaataacaacactcATAATTGTAAATAAGCCGTGGGGATGGGGAACCGGTACCGctaccaacaaaaaaataaaacaactcttGCCTGAGTGAATTCAAACAGGGCTCTGAATTTAGCCAAGGGAATCTATTGAACGCTACTGAGATACTGAGATTCAATGAAtccgtttctttttctttatttgtggCTTCTAGTCTTGCCAGCCTAAATGAAATCTGCTTCAGACGGGTCagtcaaaataaatggaaacttgAAAGGTACTAGTATTGAAAACTAATTTCACCACCTGGGGCTGGGAAAGAATTGGGCTGCCCGTGCGCGCAAGCACACACCAGCGACCTCCAAGCAGGTGTAGCCCAGCCTGGGTTGTGGATCGCAGCCGCCTTCTGCGTGATTTTCTCAGAACCTGTGTGCCCTCATGGATGGGAACATCGGGTCGAGATACTTGTCTTCGCTTGAGAAGAGCAAAGCGCCACCACACTGCGCCCCTGACGCCGGCCTTAGCGCACGCGAGTCGGAGAAGGGGCCGCGTGAAGTTAAGTTGGGGGAAAGAGCGTGGATTTGCCCCCCTCCAGGGGGACTTCGCCAAAGTCAGTGAGCATAGGATCCAAGGCAGATCACCTAAGTGTCCTTCCCGGGCTTTAGGCGactcctccccttccttcagGGTCCTGGCCAGCGCTTTGGAAAAATCCCGGGCCTCTGCATTTCTTGCCCTTACGGACCCCGCGGTGGGTTCTTCCTCTGACCACTGCGGAGCCCGAGGCCACAGGCGCTGCAATGTCTCCTATCCTGGTGTGCGGGGGTGCCGTCGGGGCGCGCGCCGGGGTTCACTGTGACCCTCACCACAGCTGGAAATCAAAGTCAAGGCAACCGGGAGTTTGTAGAAAGCGCGAAGCTTGGAAATAAGAGCAGAAGCGGGGAACTTCTACGGAGGAGTTGGCTCCTTGGGGTGTCTAGAACAGGCCGCCCTGGCCTCACGGGAGGAGCCGGGCCCGCATTCTCACCCCACAGCGGGTAGCGCGTTTGGAGACGTCGGCGTTGAGGGGGGAGTTGTCAGCGCCCCCCATCCCCACTCTGCTGCAGACTTCTCTTCTGGCTTCACAGAAGCCCCCACTCCTGGCCCTCAGTCCCCGGAGCCACAACCGGGCAGGAACCGTACGTTGCCGCTGCAGTGCCCGCCGCCCGGAGGGACCAGCGCCTCCCTGCGCCTGGCGCGCCCGACCCGAGCTGGTGAGAGGCTTTGTATTTGCAGGAATGAGGGGTTGTTGTGTCAGTCCCAGGGGCACGCGAGAGACACGCGCAGCCCGCCTGCCCACCACCCCGCCCGGCCCGGCCCCAGGCACCTTCCGGGCCTCCCGCCCGCGGGCCGTTGCCTTTGTTCCGCGCATTAGCATAAAGCTGCCAGGGATCTCCCGTTTAAATAATTCCACACAAAAGGAGAGTGCATGAAAGAGAGCGAACAAGGGACGATCCGCGAGGCTGCGCCGTGCGCCCTCGCGGGGAGGGACCGCGCTCAAGTATTTCCCTCCCCTCGAGTTTCAAGTGCCCCCTGGCAATCTGCTGCGCGCCCATTATTCGGCCGGGGACCGACGGCGTGACTGGCCGCCTCTTTTATCCCCCCGAGAGTACCGTCGGGACCACTGCACGCTCCTTGAAGTGCCCTCAGGGCTGTTTCTTTTTGCCTCGGTGGGACCGTCgggccagggagggaggagagcgGGCAGGAAGGCCCGGGCGGGCGGCGGGAAGGGCGGTGTCGGCGAAAGCTGGCAGAGGCGAAGCCTGGAAGGTGAGAAAGTCATAACCAGGGAATTAGGTCAGGGAGAGTCAGGACGGCACTGGACTCATCGGGATAACATTGAACTTGGGGTGTAAGAGGTGACCTCCACCTGTGAGGTGCTGGCGGCAGCTGGTCCGTGCGCCTCGGTCTCAAACGGAACTGACAAAACCCAGCGAAACTGACCAGAAAGGCCGCGGCGACCCAgatcctttccccttcctcccaccccactcACACCTGCACCCCGCCTCGCCTGCCGTAGGAGGACGAAGAGGCATCCAGGCTCCTGGGGGCCACAAGAGCATACTTTCTACCTTGGTGTGCGTTTTTGCTATGGGGTTAGGGGGTGGTCCTCCCCCACCACCGCCGTTCCTCTCCCTTCCGCCTTTCCCTCTTCTCCCGTCCCTGCTCTCCTCCCTAGCCCTCCGGTTCCCTCCTTGTGTCATCcgcctcctctctctcctcctatccttctctccccttctgtctcttcttttctttcccctcctttctTGCTCTCCACGGTCtcacctctccctcctctctctccccatccctttCACTCCTAGTCCCTCCCCACCTGTGGTCTCCCTCCCCATGACtggcctccttcctctctcccagcCCCTTCTTCCCactgtccctccctccccatccagTTCCCCCAGCCCTTTTTGCTgtctttctgctcctctctctcctctcgtCCCTCTCTCCTGTGTCTTCCCTTGCTTGTttctgtcctctctccctctcttccccccaCCTCTCTCCCAGTCTCCCATTCCTCTCCCCTActctctttgcttctctctctcccccctcctttACTCTCCCCCCACTCTTCTCCCTGCTCTTATtctccccccactccccacaggccaatgtgtgttattttatttgtctAGAGAGAGCCTATTTGTTCAGTGATGTGTGGCCTCCTGGTCGCCTGCTTTAATGGGGGACGCGGAGGCTTGGTTTCTGTGAGCATTAGCATACAGCTGCCGGGCTCTGCGCCCCTGCCGGCGCTCACTTTATCCCAGCCTTATCATCACTTCTTCTTTCAaccagaaaacaatcaacagcTCCTCGCACTCGGCGACTTTCGAGCCCTGCTCCCTGCTTCTTGGCTAACACTGGCTCACTCGGGTGcgcaccctctctctctctctctctctctccctcctctctctctctccctcttgaaAGGGTAAATATTGATTGGCTGGCTTTACATTTTATGCTCCATGCCatatttccttccctctctcactTCGTCGTTGATTTTTCTCTTGCCCTCCTGTGATGTTTGAGTGTAATAAAACCATAAGAAGCCATTTTTTGGAAAGGCGGTGGTTACACTCTTTATTAAAAACCGACGTCTGTTGGGAGAGCAATTAGAGGCATCAGAAGGCAGGGTTGTTGCATGTGTTTTGGGAgaataaaactttggaaaattaactttggttttttttattaatattctttgcTTAAAACTGTAGAATTCCAAGATCAAGCTTAGAAGCCAAGATGTCCCCAGCTCAGCAGCAAGTGCTGAAATATGTAGAGATGCCAAGCATTCATTCCACTTACAGAATTCATGCCATGTGCAAGCCAAGTCCAAATATTGGTCTCTTTCAAGCACTTCCTTTTGCCAGGCTTTATCTTCACCGTTATTTTCCCAAAGCCCTTAGAATAGTCAATTGCCAAGTTATAATCAACAACTCTTGAATTCCTCTTTTATTCTTAGGAAACTTGTTCAGTGATAAAGTTTTCAAGTCTGAACAGATATGCTAAGATCCTTAGATTCAGGAAATTATTTAGCATATATGCTAAATGTCCTGTAAATTACCCACTTTCTAAGTGTGAGATAAGGATTAAAATAATGTCACCCAATACACTTTGTAGACgaaaatatattctagatattttcGAGTCTGCTGTGATACTTATGGAGCTCCAACACTCCTTTTTCAAAAGGCGGCAAAGGAAAACTTGTCACATTTATGCATGATTTTGTATTAAGGTTGACATTGTCATTTGGGGTCACTTTTATGTGACTAGAGGCTTTTTAATGCTAATACTTGGTCACAGAAGTCATAACTGTTGATCCTCTGAGGTTGTTCTGTTAATCTCCATCCAAGAGTTCCAGGACCTGTCACAGAAACTTACTCCTTTTACTTATGAGTTTGACCCAGGTCCTTTCAGGGGAAAGGGACAGGggaggagagttgcttgagccgaCTCATTCACCAGTCCCTGAAATATGGTTTCACGTGTGCTGGGTCTGAATTCTGAAGTGTGGACCAGTAGCAATTGTTCCCTATTCAAGTGACATAGTGTGTACCATATGGCCAATGCTGGGCCCTCCCCACAGTGACCCATGCATTTGTGGAAAACGCACATGTGAAGGAATTAGGAGCATTTATTGCTTGCTTTTGCCTGCCTTGGGAAAATCAAGAGTCCAGTATACTGGAACaattttattttgcagaaataTCAATATCAAATAACTTTGCAGTTCCAACAAGTTGGCACTTTGCAGCAGAGAGTTTGATAATGTGTATACAATACTGTAATGCCAGCTCTGACTTTCCTTCTAATAGTTGTGTATCCCTTATCTTGTGCCAATTTTTGCTCAACATTTACCTGAAATATAACACATGAACAAAAAAGTGGAATTGTTCACAAAAACCAATGTTAAGCCCTGCTGTGAAAAAGTGTGTCACACTATCTACTAAGACAGACCCAATAAATGAGAACCATCTTATGTGCTGTTGCCCCTTGTTCCTGAATCCATGCAGTTTCTAGTGGGCaattaatttgctttatttataagaaaaagggTTTCTGATCCACATTATAGCTGACATGTACTAGGgaccccctccccctccccccagtgCAAAGCAGCAGTGCTAAGGATAAAAGAAAGTGAACTTAGATGAACTTCCCATTACCACCTTACCATGTTCTAATCTAAAACCTATGTGTGAACCCCTTGAGCATCCAACTTTTCTGTGACTTTAGGCTCCTC comes from Macaca fascicularis isolate 582-1 chromosome 10, T2T-MFA8v1.1 and encodes:
- the INSM1 gene encoding insulinoma-associated protein 1, whose amino-acid sequence is MPRGFLVKRSKKSTPVSYRVRGGEDGDRVLLLSPGCGDARAEPPAPSPGPGPLPPPPPAERAHAALAAALACAPGPPPPPPGPRAAHFGNPEAAHPAPLYSPTRPVSREHEKHKYFERSFNLGSPVSAESFPTPAALLGGSGGGGASGAGGGGTCGGDALLFAPAELKMGTAFSAGAEAARGPGPGPPLPPAAALRPPGKRPPPPAAAAAAAEPPAKAVKAPGAKKPKAIRRLHFEDEVTTSPVLGLKIKEGPVEAPRGRAGGAARPLGEFICQLCKEEYADPFALAQHKCSRIVRVEYRCPECAKVFSCPANLASHRRWHKPRPAPSAAARAPEPEATARAEAREAPGGGSDRDTPSPGGVSESGSEDGLYECHHCAKKFRRQAYLRKHLLAHHQALQAKGAPPAPPAEDLLALYPGPDEKAPQEAAGDGEAAGVLGLSASAECHLCPVCGESFPSKGAQERHLRLLHAAQVFPCKYCPATFYSSPGLTRHINKCHPSENRQVILLQVPVRPAC